The following are encoded together in the Malaya genurostris strain Urasoe2022 chromosome 3, Malgen_1.1, whole genome shotgun sequence genome:
- the LOC131434898 gene encoding probable multidrug resistance-associated protein lethal(2)03659: MEGQKQAVLPVCPAEKANFVSYIVFGWVIPIFYKGYKKELGPEDMYQPMKTHKSDSLGNQLCQAWEDEVANKRAKGKTPSLMRAMIKVFGWNIALLGLILFVLEMAFKLTQPIFLGALVGYYSQQNGNINDAYLYAAAVVLCSAISVLFMHSYMLSQLHLGMKLRIAACSMIYRKSLRLSKTALGDTTAGQVVNLLSNDVGRLDLAVLFVHYLWIGPVETIVATYLMYREIGISAVFGVIFLLLFIPLQAYLGKKTSVLRLQTALRTDERVRLMNEIIQGIQVIKMYTWEKPFAKLVAMARKKEIKVIRYVSYIKGILLSFIMFTTRVSIFISLIAYALLGNFVTAEKAFVITAYYNILRATMTIFFPQGIAQFAEAVVSVGRIQKFMSYEEVESALGVSMTDPEKNLDDSSPQSSSVDWANGMDKKVPTDPTNQMIPKSDSEPGLNPHLSEAGVVVDSASARWDPKATEYTLEGINMHVQPGTLVAVIGPVGAGKSSLIHAILGELPLEGGSIKVSGEISYASQEPWLFSATVRQNILFGLPMDKDRYRRVVKTCALERDFQLFANGDKTIVGERGVSLSGGQKARISLARAVYRNAEVYLLDDPLSAVDAHVGRHLFDYCMRGYLKGKIVILVTHQLQYLQNADQIVILKHGKVEAVGSYDSLRNTGLDFAQLLAAPSGKEDDDSTDNESLKRSTSYRRQSSESSIDSSTVEGENTEPMMEQEKRKEGSIGYGVYKAYCKASGGYTIVFFLFVTFILSQLSASGGDYFLTYWVNKEESRINPVVNTIDNGTEVKDAFELESNKTTGFFTDLLHTFRQFTGSDDDDRYVDIYIFTGLTLATIIITLGRSILFFKSAMRASRKLHDAMFNGVTRATMYFFNTNPTGRILNRFSKDMGQIDEYLPSVAVDVIQIFLSLLGIVVVVAIVNPYNLIPTVVIGIIFYFMRELYLHTSRNVKRVEATTRSPIYSHLSASLSGLSTIRAFGAEKVLVREFDSHQDLHSSSFYLFISTSRAFGFYLDVFCVIYIAIVTLTFFVKGDSGGNVGLAITQALGMTGMVQWGMRQSAELENTMTSVERVVEYDTVDPEPALEAEGDKKPPKEWPQEGRVKFDKLSLRYHPDPGTDYVLKELEFEIQPCEKVGIVGRTGAGKSSLISALFRLSYNEGSIVIDARNIHEMGLHDLRGKLSIIPQEPVLFSGTLRYNLDPFDEYPDEKLWRALKEVKLESAVNELPSGLSSKINEGGSNFSVGQRQLVCLARAILRENKILVMDEATANVDPQTDKLIQETIREKFNACTVLTIAHRLNTVMDSDKVLVMDAGRCIEFGTPYELMTTTDGPRIFHGMVKQSGKSAFENLLKVAKEAHNRKHDRTSKEAAM, encoded by the exons ATGGAGGGGCAAAAGCAGGCTGTCCTCCCGGTTTGTCCCGCTGAGAAAGCCAACTTCGTTTCGTACATCGTGTTCGGTTGGGTGATTCCGATCTTCTACAAAGGTTACAAGAAAGAACTGGGCCCGGAGGACATGTACCAGCCCATGAAAACTCACAAATCGGACTCGTTAGGGAATCAGCTGTGCCAGGCATGGGAAGATGAAGTAGCCAACAAACGGGCGAAAGGAAAAACTCCGAGTCTCATGCGGGCGATGATCAAAGTGTTTGGCTGGAACATAGCTTTGCTGGGACTAATACTGTTTGTGCTCGAGATGGCATTCAAATTGACTCAACCGATCTTTCTCGGGGCCCTTGTGGGTTACTATTCCCAACAAAATGGCAACATTAACGATGCTTATCTGTACGCTGCTGCAGTCGTTTTATGCAGTGCTATCAGTGTACTGTTTATGCACTCCTACATGTTATCTCAACTGCACTTAGGAATGAAACTGCGGATCGCTGCCTGCAGTATGATCTACCGGAAATCGTTGCGACTGAGTAAGACGGCACTGGGAGACACGACGGCCGGGCAGGTGGTAAATCTTCTATCGAACGATGTCGGACGGTTGGATTTAGCCGTCCTGTTTGTGCATTACTTGTGGATTGGTCCGGTGGAGACTATCGTGGCGACCTATTTGATGTACCGGGAAATTGGAATATCCGCAGTATTTGGTGTTATATTTCTGTTACTGTTCATTCCGCTGCAAGCCTACCTGGGCAAGAAAACCTCAGTACTGCGTCTCCAAACAGCGCTACGAACGGACGAACGGGTTCGATTGATGAACGAGATTATCCAGGGAATCCAGGTGATCAAGATGTACACATGGGAAAAGCCGTTCGCCAAACTTGTTGCCATGGCTAGAAA gaaggaaatcaaagtcATCCGCTACGTTTCATATATCAAGGGTATCCTGCTTTCGTTCATTATGTTCACCACCCGTGTATCAATCTTTATCAGTTTGATTGCATACGCACTGCTGGGTAACTTCGTAACAGCGGAGAAAGCATTTGTTATAACGGCATACTACAACATCCTACGAGCTACGATGACCATCTTCTTTCCGCAAGGAATCGCTCAGTTTGCGGAAGCCGTTGTATCCGTCGGCCGAATTCAAAAATTCATGTCCTACGAAGAAGTGGAATCTGCACTAGGCGTATCGATGACCGATCCAGAGAAGAATTTGGATGACTCTTCACCACAGAGCAGTAGCGTTGATTGGGCTAATGGGATGGATAAAAAAGTTCCAACAGATCCTACTAATCAAATGATCCCTAAATCGGACTCCGAGCCCGGTTTGAACCCGCATCTTTCGGAAGCGGGTGTGGTAGTAGATTCAGCTTCAGCTCGGTGGGATCCGAAGGCGACGGAGTATACTTTGGAAGGTATAAATATGCACGTGCAACCGGGAACTCTGGTTGCTGTCATTGGACCGGTTGGTGCGGGCAAGTCGAGTTTAATTCATGCGATACTAGGGGAACTTCCGCTGGAAGGTGGTAGTATCAAAGTTAGCGGCGAAATTTCATACGCCTCTCAGGAACCCTGGCTATTTTCGGCAACGGTTCGACAAAATATTCTTTTCGGATTACCGATGGACAAAGACCGATATCGAAGGGTAGTGAAAACCTGTGCCCTGGAAAGAGACTTCCAGCTATTTGCCAATGGTGATAAAACAATTGTAGGGGAAAGAGGCGTTTCGCTATCCGGGGGACAGAAAGCTCGGATTAGTTTGGCGCGGGCTGTGTACAGGAATGCTGAAGTTTACCTTCTTGACGATCCACTCAGTGCGGTTGATGCCCACGTTGGGCGGCATTTGTTCGATTATTGTATGCGAGGGTACTTGAAAGGAAAGATAGTCATTCTCGTTACACACCAGCTTCAGTATTTGCAAAACGCTGatcaaatagttattttgaagcATGGAAAAGTAGAAGCCGTGGGAAGCTATGATAGCTTGCGTAACACCGGTCTGGACTTTGCACAGCTACTGGCAGCACCAAGCGGGAAAGAAGACGACGACAGCACTGATAACGAATCTCTAAAAAGATCAACTAGCTACAGAAGACAAAGCAGCGAGTCCAGCATAGACTCCAGCACCGTTGAAGGCGAAAATACCGAGCCAATGATGGAACAAGAAAAACGAAAGGAAGGTTCGATTGGATACGGGGTATACAAGGCGTACTGCAAAGCCAGTGGAGGTTATACTATTGTATTTTTCCTTTTTGTAACATTCATACTGTCGCAACTGTCTGCTTCCGGTGGAGACTACTTCCTGACGTATTGGGTAAACAAAGAGGAATCAAGAATAAACCCTGTAGTAAATACTATTGACAACGGCACTGAAGTGAAAGATGCATTTGAACTGGAATCTAATAAAACAACCGGGTTTTTCACGGATCTGTTGCACACTTTTAGACAGTTTACCGGCTCGGATGATGACGATAGATATGTTGATATCTACATCTTCACTGGGTTAACCTTGGCGACCATCATAATAACACTCGGTAGAAGTATTCTGTTTTTCAAG TCGGCGATGCGAGCCTCTCGTAAACTACATGACGCTATGTTCAACGGTGTAACTCGAGCCACCATGTATTTCTTCAACACCAACCCGACAGGTCGAATTTTGAACCGTTTTTCCAAAGATATGGGACAAATTGACGAGTACCTGCCATCGGTTGCAGTGGATGTTATACAAATTTTCCTGTCACTTCTCGGTATTGTGGTGGTGGTTGCTATCGTAAATCCGTATAACCTGATTCCCACGGTGGTCATTGGCATAATCTTCTACTTCATGCGTGAGCTGTACCTGCATACATCCCGCAACGTGAAACGCGTGGAAGCTACAA CACGATCGCCAATCTACTCACATCTGTCGGCTTCCCTCTCGGGACTGTCCACCATACGTGCCTTCGGAGCGGAAAAAGTTCTCGTCCGGGAATTCGACAGTCACCAAGATTTGCACAGTTCATCGTTCTACTTGTTCATCTCTACGTCGCGAGCTTTCGGATTCTATCTGGATGTATTCTGTGTAATCTACATCGCTATAGTAACGTTGACATTCTTCGTTAAGGGTGACAGCGGCGGAAACGTTGGATTGGCAATTACCCAAGCTCTCGGTATGACCGGAATGGTTCAGTGGGGTATGCGTCAATCGGCCGAATTAGAAAACACAATGACATCTGTTGAAAGAGTAGTCGAGTATGACACGGTTGATCCAGAGCCGGCACTGGAAGCGGAGGGCGACAAGAAACCACCGAAGGAATGGCCACAGGAAGGTCGAGTTAAGTTCGATAAATTATCACTGCGTTATCATCCGGATCCCGGTACGGATTACGTTCTGAAGGAATTGGAATTTGAAATTCAACCGTGCGAAAAAGTGGGCATAGTTGGTCGCACTGGTGCTGGCAAGTCCTCGTTGATAAGTGCGCTGTTCAGATTGTCCTACAACGAGGGCTCGATTGTGATTGATGCTCGCAATATTCACGAAATGGGTCTGCACGATCTGCGTGGCAAACTTTCCATCATCCCACAAGAACCAGTGCTATTCTCCGGAACATTACGTTACAACTTGGATCCGTTCGACGAATACCCGGATGAAAAATTGTGGCGTGCACTTAAGGAAGTAAAACTGGAGAGTGCTGTCAATGAGTTGCCATCTGGTCTATCCTCCAAAATCAACGAAGGCGGCAGCAATTTCAGTGTAGGTCAGCGACAACTAGTTTGCCTTGCCCGTGCTATTCTGAGGGagaacaaaattttggtgatgGACGAAGCAACGGCAAATGTAGATCCTCAAACGGACAAACTAATTCAGGAAACAATTAGAGAAAAATTCAACGCATGTACTGTGTTAACGATAGCACACAGACTGAACACGGTGATGGATTCGGATAAG GTATTGGTAATGGACGCTGGACGTTGTATTGAGTTTGGAACACCGTACGAATTGATGACGACCACTGACGGACCACGTATATTCCACGGAATGGTCAAACAATCGGGAAAAAGTGCCTTTGAAAATTTACTAAAAGTTGCCAAAGAG GCTCACAACCGAAAACACGACAGAACTAGCAAGGAAGCCGCTATGTAG
- the LOC131434160 gene encoding uncharacterized protein K02A2.6-like, with product MSIPNGQQHAFLQQQGQQQQVPPATDELLRQCLHLMTQVLQQQQNSQQSQENFIRQVVSEVHAGAAPSPEQILDSLAGNIKEFRYDADSSITFAAWFTRYDELFEKDAARLDDQAKVRLLLRKLGTSEHERHGRKIEKFVRGERVDHIAYACRVNKLCVEFELGKLSEQQFKCLMFVCGLKSERDSETRTRLLSRIEENDNLTLEQLSNECQRLINLKHDNAMIESAASFDQVNQLKQKYDSNRNRRQLSPRSDANNTKRKPDTPCWYCGAFHYVRDCPYKNRQCPDCSRYGHRQGYCASSKKKKRGGKRSVASRVVVVNMCNVQRRRKFVSVVLNGTHIHLQLDTASDITVISKPIWRKVGSPRLSPSTVKAKTASGNILPLEGEFRCDVTIGGNTRSEIIRVTEKQLQLLGSDLVDSFDLWSVPMDTFCCQVSSSSTSSAALSSAFPEVFSEKLGLCNKVQVKLDVKDQCKPIFCPKRPVAYSMYNAVDQELDRLQQLNIITPVDYSEWAAPIVVVRKANGAIRVCGDYSTGLNSALQPHQYPLPLPEDIFAKLANCKVFSQIDLSDAFLQVEVDEQFRHLLTINTYRGLFHYNRLPPGVKVAPGIFQQLIDTMLAGLEKVSGYLDDVIVGGEDEAAHNRNLKAVLQRIQDFGFTIRAEKCTFGKKQIPYLGYIVDHRGLRPDPAKIEAIVQLPPPTDVHGVRSFLGAINYYGKFVPNMRMLRFPLENLLKSQSKFQWTTECQQAFERFKQILTSDLLLTHYDPKKEIIVSADASSVGVGATISHRFPDGSIKIVQHASRALTKAEQNYSQPDREGLAIIFAVTKFHKMIFGRRFLLQTDHAPLLRIFGSKKGIPVYTANRLQRFALTLLLYDFTIEYVPTDKFGNADVLSRLINRHARPDEDYVIASIILEQDVRSVAVDTVDALPLTFRNVARSTQADPVLRKVYRFITDGWPQTKAIDPELKRFQVRQESLTTGGCILFADRLVIPTQYRKRCLDQLHNGHPGTQRMKAIARSYVYWPSIDEDIAGYVKTCRHCAATAKSPPHAVPVPWPKASGPWHRVHVDFAGPIDGEYYLLAVDSFSKWPEIVQTRRITAVATISILRSLFARLGMPVMLVSDNGTQFTSVEFANFCALNGIEHVTTPRSIPSLTAKLKGSLTPSSGPSKKFLRGEDPLLKL from the exons ATGAGTATCCCGAATGGACAGCAGCATGCCTTTCTGCAGCAACAAGGCCAACAGCAGCAAGTTCCTCCAGCTACGGATGAGCTCCTTCGTCAGTGTTTGCACCTGATGACACAAGTTCTCCAGCAACAGCAGAACAGTCAGCAGTCACAAGAGAACTTCATCAGGCAAGTCGTTTCGGAAGTGCATGCGGGCGCAGCACCCAGTCCGGAACAAATTCTCGATTCCCTTGCTGGGAATATCAAGGAGTTCCGCTACGACGCGGACAGTAGCATCACGTTTGCAGCCTGGTTCACGAGGTACGACGAGCTGTTCGAAAAGGATGCTGCTCGGTTGGACGACCAAGCGAAGGTCAGATTACTGCTCAGAAAGCTGGGAACATCTGAACACGAAAG ACACGGtcgcaaaattgaaaagtttgttcGGGGCGAAAGAGTCG ACCACATCGCCTACGCCTGCCGGGTGAATAAGCTCTGCGTCGAGTTCGAGCTGGGAAAGTTGTCAGAGCAACAGTTCAAGTGCTTGATGTTCGTATGTGGACTAAAGTCTGAGCGTGATTCAGAGACTCGGACCCGACTTCTATCACGGATTGAGGAGAACGATAACCTCACGTTGGAGCAATTATCGAATGAATGTCAGCGTCTCATCAATCTCAAACACGATAATGCTATGATCGAATCTGCTGCATCTTTCGATCAGGTTAATCAGCTCAAGCAGAAATATGACAGTAATCGTAACAGACGTCAGCTGTCTCCCAGGTCAGATGCGAACAACACAAAACGGAAACCCGATACTCCATGCTGGTATTGTGGTGCGTTCCATTATGTTCGTGACTGCCCGTACAAAAACCGTCAATGTCCCGATTGTAGTCGGTACGGTCATCGTCAAGGATACTGTGCAAGTTccaagaagaagaagagagGTGGAAAACGTTCGGTTGCCAGCAGGGTTGTCGTTGTCAACATGTGCAACGTGCAGAGGCGGCGGAAATTTGTCTCCGTTGTGCTAAATGGAACTCACATCCATCTTCAGTTAGACACAGCGTCCGACATCACGGTCATCAGCAAACCGATCTGGCGAAAGGTCGGTAGTCCAAGATTATCACCATCTACGGTGAAGGCGAAAACAGCATCTGGGAACATTTTGCCACTCGAAGGTGAATTTCGATGTGACGTCACCATCGGCGGAAACACTCGCAGCGAAATTATCCGTGTAACTGAAAAGCAGCTGCAACTTCTCGGATCTGATTTGGTCGATAGCTTCGATCTATGGTCCGTGCCAATGGATACTTTTTGCTGTCAGGTATCTAGTTCTTCGACTTCCAGCGCAGCGCTTAGTTCTGCATTTCcagaagttttcagtgagaaactTGGGCTCTGCAATAAGGTACAGGTGAAGTTAGACGTAAAGGATCAGTGCAAGCCCATTTTCTGTCCCAAACGCCCGGTTGCGTACTCTATGTACAACGCAGTCGATCAAGAGTTGGACCGGTTACAGCAGCTGAACATCATTACACCGGTCGACTACTCGGAGTGGGCAGCACCAATCGTCGTAGTGCGCAAAGCAAATGGTGCCATTCGTGTTTGCGGAGATTATTCTACAGGACTCAACTCCGCTCTTCAGCCTCACCAATACCCGCTTCCTCTTCCGGAAGACATCTTCGCTAAGCTGGCTAACTGCAAAGTTTTCAGTCAGATCGATCTTTCGGATGCATTTTTGCAAGTTGAGGTCGACGAGCAGTTTCGTCATCTGCTCACCATCAACACGTACCGTGGTTTGTTTCATTACAATCGTCTTCCACCTGGTGTAAAGGTAGCACCGGGTATCTTCCAGCAGCTCATAGACACCATGCTAGCCGGGTTGGAAAAAGTTTCCGGTTATCTCGATGACGTTATCGTTGGCGGTGAAGACGAAGCAGCTCACAACCGCAATCTGAAAGCAGTTCTTCAGCGAATCCAGGATTTTGGGTTCACCATTCGAGCCGAAAAATGTACCTTCGGCAAGAAGCAGATACCGTATCTGGGCTACATTGTTGACCATCGAGGTCTGCGTCCAGATCCAGCCAAAATCGAGGCAATAGTGCAGCTTCCGCCTCCCACTGACGTTCACGGTGTACGTTCCTTCCTCGGGGCGATCAATTATTACGGAAAGTTTGTCCCGAACATGCGAATGCTTCGCTTCCCGCTGGAGAATCTGCTGAAATCGCAGTCGAAATTCCAGTGGACAACGGAGTGCCAGCAGGCATTCGAGCGTTTCAAGCAGATTCTCACCTCAGATCTTCTACTAACGCACTACGATCCGAAAAAGGAGATCATCGTTTCTGCTGACGCATCCTCAGTTGGTGTTGGAGCCACAATCAGTCACAGGTTCCCAGATGGCTCCATCAAAATAGTACAGCATGCTTCCAGAGCACTTACGAAGGCAGAGCAGAACTACAGTCAACCGGATCGTGAAGGTCTAGCTATCATCTTTGCCGTCACCAAGTTTCACAAAATGATCTTCGGACGGCGCTTCTTGCTGCAAACTGACCACGCTCCGCTGCTCCGAATCTTCGGGTCCAAGAAGGGCATACCGGTATACACAGCCAACCGGTTACAGCGCTTTGCCCTCACTCTACTGCTGTACGATTTCACCATCGAGTACGTTCCCACTGATAAGTTCGGTAACGCCGACGTGCTGTCCCGGTTGATAAACCGACACGCGCGACCAGATGAAGACTACGTCATCGCCAGCATAATTCTCGAGCAGGATGTTAGGTCAGTAGCAGTTGATACAGTAGATGCGTTGCCTCTTACTTTCAGAAACGTCGCTCGAAGTACCCAAGCTGATCCAGTTCTCCGGAAGGTCTACCGTTTTATAACCGACGGTTGGCCTCAAACGAAAGCAATCGATCCGGAGCTAAAACGATTCCAAGTCAGACAGGAATCCCTCACTACCGGTGGATGCATACTGTTCGCTGATCGGCTCGTCATCCCAACTCAGTACCGCAAGCGTTGCTTAGATCAGCTTCACAATGGTCATCCTGGTACACAGCGTATGAAGGCCATCGCCAGGAGCTACGTCTATTGGCCATCCATCGACGAAGACATCGCCGGTTATGTGAAAACATGTCGGCATTGTGCAGCGACTGCCAAGTCACCGCCTCACGCCGTCCCAGTGCCATGGCCGAAGGCATCGGGACCTTGGCATCGTGTTCACGTAGACTTCGCCGGTCCCATCGACGGTGAGTACTATTTGCTAGCGGTCGACTCCTTCTCCAAGTGGCCGGAGATTGTGCAAACCCGACGAATCACTGCAGTAGCAACCATCAGTATTCTTCGAAGTCTATTTGCAAGGCTCGGTATGCCTGTAATGCTAGTATCGGATAACGGTACTCAGTTTACGAGTGTGGAATTTGCCAACTTCTGTGCTCTCAACGGTATCGAGCATGTCACAACGCCCCGTTCCATCCCCAGTCTAACGGCCAAGTTGAAAGGTTCGTTGACACCTTCAAGCGGGCCGTCAAAAAAATTCCTGAGGGGAGAGGATCCATTGCTGAAGCTCTAG
- the LOC131434161 gene encoding uncharacterized protein LOC131434161 yields MLNRTAPEGKSPSEVMFGRRIRTCLELLRPSSAILPMTPHVQQDQQRRSFNRNELVFAKVHHRNTWKWAPGVILEKIGDVMYNVLVDRRVLRSHINQLRCRTETVSPNTGPLSSASSSTKLLPLDVLLGAWDLPKLSDSTSAVSSVGSPQSLVTHSSQSPTLQPMTPTRLSSTPTSVPLPQLVASPSSSSLSSSTAASTEFESATEADLVETLPRRSTRTRSRPQWFDPYHLY; encoded by the coding sequence ATGCTCAACCGCACTGCGCCTGAAGGTAAATCACCGTCTGAGGTTATGTTTGGTCGTCGTATACGGACTTGTCTGGAGCTACTTCGCCCATCATCAGCAATTTTACCAATGACACCGCATGTTCAGCAAGATCAACAGCGAAGATCGTTCAATCGAAACGAACTGGTTTTCGCAAAGGTTCATCACAGAAACACTTGGAAGTGGGCTCCTGGTGTTATTCTGGAGAAGATAGGTGATGTGATGTACAACGTTTTGGTTGATCGTCGAGTTCTGCGTTCCCATATCAACCAGTTACGATGTCGTACTGAGACTGTTTCACCCAACACCGGTCCTTTATCGTCAGCCAGCAGTAGTACTAAATTGTTGCCACTCGACGTCCTTCTTGGTGCCTGGGATCTACCGAAGCTTTCAGACAGTACATCCGCAGTATCATCCGTTGGCTCACCGCAGTCTTTGGTTACGCACAGCTCACAATCGCCGACGTTACAGCCGATGACACCGACACGTTTGTCTTCTACTCCCACAAGTGTTCCACTACCTCAGCTAGTGGCAAGTCCGTCGTCCTCGTCATTATCTTCATCTACAGCAGCATCAACGGAGTTCGAGTCAGCGACCGAAGCAGACCTGGTGGAGACTTTACCGCGTCGTTCCACCCGGACCAGAAGTCGGCCACAATGGTTCGACCCGTACCACCTTTATTAA